The Algoriphagus halophilus sequence AAGTGATGGAATAGGTCCAATGCCTGAATCAGAACTTAGAACTAAGCCAGTCTTATCCATGGTCACCTGCATGAAATACTCAGAAGTGATGGCTGCTTGTGCTAATAGTTCTAAAGCTTTGACCTCGTTCATTTATAAAATTAACCAATTTTGCATCTAATTACATAAAATATAATTTAAAATACAAAAAAATATATTTGAAATGAATCAAGAGTCATTGAATTTAAATAGAAATAGTTTTGGAAATCCTCAAAATGCTGGGAATGCGATGTCAAATGAGGAGGCACTAGCACTTTTGGATGAATGGGTAAAAAATGAAAAATTAAAAGTTCATATGCTTCAAGTAGGGCATTTAATGAAAAAATTTGCGCAAAGTAAAAACTACCCAGATGAAGTTCAGCATCTCTGGTATTTGGCGGGCTTGCTTCATGATGCCGATTGGGATCAATGGCCCGATCAGCACTGTAAGAAAATAATTGAAGAATTAGAGTCCAGAAATTTAGATCCAGGAATGATAAGGGCCATCGCCTCTCATGGACCTCGGTATTTTGGGGTAGAGCCTGAATCTGAAATGGACAAAATGTTGTATGCTTTTGATGAATTAAGTGGATTCGTACATGCTTATTCTTTGATGCGTCCTACAGGATACGAAGGAATGGAAGTCAAAGGAGTCAAAAAGCGATTGAAGGATAAAACTTTTGCAGCACAAGTGAGTCGGGAAGATATTCAGGATGCTTCTCAACGTGCAGCTATACCTGTAGAAGATTTAATTCAATTTGTGATCACCCACCAAATTACAGCACTTGAATGATTGGAATAATAGAATTTAATTAAAAGAATTTTTATCTTGATTTTATTTTTCATATTTAAATCAAGTAATATGTTGAAAAAGTTATGTTTTGGGCTTATGCTTTTACTGGTTTTTGAAATCGCTAAAGCTCAAGAGAAAAGCATAGATACCACTGCGGTCATTATCTTAGATAGGATGAGTTCTATCTTCGGAGAGTTAAATAGTTTGGGATTTACATCCAGCGTATCAAAGGATGTAGTATATGCAGAGGATTTTTTCATCAAGGTTTTTTCAAGTAGCGAGGTAAAAATTAAGGGTCCTAATAAACTTTCGGCCCGGATTCACGGGGAAAATAAAGAGGATTTATATTCCTATAATGGGGAGCAGGTCATTTATTATTCCTACCAAAATAATATCTATACCGTAGCAGATGCTCCAGATAATTTGATCGAAACCATTGATTGGTTATATACCGATTTTGGGATTGAATTAACAACAGCCGACTTTTTATACCCTAGCTTTTCCAAAGACTTTACTGAACAGATGGATTATGTGGAATTTTTGGGAATTGCTCTGGTAGATGGAAAGCGAGCTTTTCATATTGCGGGAAGCAATGAGTCGATTACTGTACAACTATGGATTTCTGATGATTCTTATTTTCTGCCCATCAAAACACTCATTACCTATTTTGATGGGCCTTATGCGAATCAGCATGAAACGGACTTCTCGGATTGGGAAATCAATCAAGATTATCCGGATTCCATATTTGAATTTTCTCCCCCACCAAGTGCAAAACAAATTACCTGGATGAGCCAGAACTGATTAGTTAACGAAATTGAGCAATGGAAAAGTTAAGCATTAAATTTTTGATCCTGGGTTTTGGGTTGATGGGTATGATATTCATTTCCGACTTAGCCCAGGCGCAAAGAATGAGAGCAGGAGCGGGTAGAGCTGGTGCAAGACCGGCTACCACGCGACAAGCTCCATCTAGACAGATGAGTAGGCCACCATCAAGACCTTCCACTAGGCCTGCTACAAGACCTACAACAAGACCTACTACGCGTCCTTCTTCAAGGCCTTCTATGAATACCCGGGATAATACCCGTCCAAAAAATTCCAGTTCACGGCCCACCTTAAATGGAGGAGCAAACAAAGTAACAAGGGACAGAACCAATACTAGTAAGGTGTCCAATATTCGAAATAACTCTTCAACTAATCGAGGAGGAGGTAATCGAAATATCGTAAACAACAATATTACCATCAATAGGAACAATGTCAATGTCCGAAATAATCATGTTCGGAATTACCGTCCATACAGACCTCCCTATAGACCTTATCCTAGGCCTCCCTATATCTGGGGTGGATACGGGTTTAGTTGGTTTAGACCCTATTATTACCATCCCTACAGCCCCTATTATTGGGGACCAGTTTGGCATCCATGGGGATTTTTTGTAGCTGCATTGGCTACTACCGCAATCATAGTCTCCATTGAAAATCAGGATTACAATTATGATGAAGGGGTGTTTTATGTGGAAACGGATGATGGATATGTAGTAGTGGAAGCTCCTCAAGGGGCGACTGTGAAAGTGATCCCTAAAGAATCAAAAGAGGTAGAAGTGAGTCCGACCGTAAACAACTATTATTATGGTGGCACCTTTTATGAAAAAAGTGATGGTGGCTATACGGTAGTTCCACCCCCAGCAGGTGCAGTGGTGGATGCTTTACCCGAAGGAGGGGAAGAGGTGAAAGTCGGAGATCAGACGTATGTCAAAATAGGTGATACGTATTATATGCCTGTCCAAGAAGATGGAAAAGATATGTATGAAATAGTGCAGGTTGAAGAAGTGGAGGGTTGAACTTGATTTAATGAAATTAAAAAGGGCCTTGATTCTTCAAGGCCCTTATTTTTTATTCTTCAGTTCCCTGAACTTCAGAGAGTGGTTTGAAATTTCCTTCCGGCAATTGTTCCGCTATCTCATCTTTCTCATAAGGGAACACCTCTACAATTGGGCTTTCCACAATATCAGGAACTCTAAAGCTTACCAACATATTGTTTAAGCTTTCTTGAATTCTATCATAAGCTTCTTTGACATCCGAGGCCGTCACAATCATGTATTGAGTGACCTTTTTCTCCTTACCGCTCTCTCCATCAGAAACTAGATAGGACACTTTACATTTATACCAGATATCGGCATCTTCGAAGAAAAAGACATCCACAATGTTACTTTTGCTTAAGCTGGTAACCTGGAAATCGCCTCTAATTTGAGAGCCAAGACGGTCATATATTATTGCTTCCGCTTCTGTGAATGATACAGCATCTACCAAATACTGTTCAGAGATGTTTTTTAACAACCCTTCTTCATTCTCCTTCGCATATTTTACTTTACACAAAAACCAAGTTCTCATCATTCATTATTTTGAAGTGTGAATCTAAATCTTATCATTTGAACAACCATAAGATTCATGTTAAAAGTACTTTCTGTTTATTTCGGTTTTTAATTAAATGATTGAGAATAAATGATATACCATTTGAAATTTTTTTAATCTAGATTTTAAGTTTTCCTTTTCCTGCGGAATTGGTTCAGGTTTGATAAAAGCTGTAAATTGAAAACAAATAGTAAAGTATGCGCGAAAAAATCTGGTATAGTTTTCCAGTACAACTTTTACTTCTTCATCTGAGAAAAAATCTTGCCCTTATTTTGATTTGGGTAGTGCTCTTGGGGATTATCCTGGAAAAGTTTGGGGTCATGTTAGGGATTCCCTTCCTTTTTCTAGACCCAGAATACTTGCATCAGGTATCTTGGGTAAGCTTTATGATGATGGGGATTGGTTTTGCAGTGTTGACTATGGCGTTCCATATGACTACCTATATTATGGATGGAAGCCAATTCAAATTTTTGGCGGTATTATCAAAACCCTTTATTCATTTCTGTATAAACAACTCCATTGTTCCTACCATATTTTATTCCATTTATTGCATCAAATTTATCGTATTTCAATTAGGAAATGATTTGTCTTCAGAATGGTTTGTTTTTCATTATTTTCTGGGTTTCACGGGAGGAAGTTTATTGTCCTACGCACTGATTTTCGGATATTTTTCATTCACCAATAAAGACTTTTTTATTCTTTTTGCCGGCTCAGTGGATAAGCGGCTTAGAAAGGTCCGGCTTACACGGGCTAATGTAATCAGTCAGTACAAAGAACTGAAGTCCAAACAAGATAAGGTATTGTACTACCTAAACTTGAACTTAAAATTTGAAAAGGTTCGTCCGGATATCTCCAGATTTGAAGGGACTAAATTGCTTAGGGTATTCGATCAAAATCACCTGAATCTATTTTTAATTCAGGTATTTCTCATTCTGTTTGTTTTGTTTCTGGGAGTTTTTAAAGAGAATCCCATCCTTCAATTCCCTGCAGCGATGAGTGTGACCCTGTTATTGGCCATCCTTGTGATGTTAGTAGGGGCTGTAAGTTTTTGGTTGAGAAAATGGTCTACTGTAGCCGTCATTGCTATGTTGTTTCTGGTCAACTATTTCTCCAATTTCTCTTTTTTAAATAGGCCTCATGAGGCATTCGGGATCAATTATTCAATCAAACCAGAACTGTATAATCTACAAAGACTTAATCAACTTTTACATCCAGATACGGTCGCCAAAGATCGAGCGAGAACCATCAAAACCTTGACTAATTGGAAAAATAAATTCCCTGAAGAGGAAAAACCAAAACTAGTAATTGTTGCAGCAAGTGGTGGAGGACAAAGAGCATCACTTTGGACTTTTCATGTCCTTCAATCCATTTATAATATTCAACAGGGTGAGGTGATCCAACATACAGAGTTATTTACAGGTGCCTCAGGAGGGGTGATAGGAGAGGCCTTTTTTAGGGAGATTTACCTTCGGTCCCAATCGGACTCTTCAGTAGATCCAATGGATCCGAAATATCTGGATCAAATATCTGCAGACAATTTAAACCCTATCATTTTCACCCTATTGGTCAATGATTTATTAATTCGAAATCAATACTTTGAATACCGAGGATATAAGCATTTAAAGGACAGAGGCTATGCGTTTGAAAATCAGTTAAACCTCAATACAGAAGGGGTAATGGACAAACCCATTTCTGCTTACAAAGAACCTGAACAATCCGCAAAAATTCCAATGCTTCCTGTAACTTCCTTGATCACCAATGATGGAAGGAAATTGGTGATTTCCCCTAATTCCATGTCCTACCTTGGAACATCTGTTCTTGGTAAAAGTGGAAAAGATGAGAAAAAGCAATCCATCGATTTTGTTCGGTTTTTTCATGATCATGATCCTGAAAACCTTCGCTTTTTATCCGCCTTGAGAATGAGTGCCACGTTCCCTTTTATTACTCCAAATGTCCAATTGCCTTCCATTCCGGAAATGGAGACCATGGACACGGGCTTATCGGATAATTTTGGAGTGCAAGATGCCCTTCGGTTTATTTATGTTTTTCAAAAATGGATTTCTGAGAATACTTCCGGGGTGGTATTAATAACGATTCGGGATTCTGAAAAATCCACAGAGATTCCCCCTACGGATCCTTCGAAAATCTTAGAGAAAATATTTATTCCATTAAAAAACATTTACTCGAATTGGGATAATGTGCAGACGATTCAAAATGAAGTGTTGTTTAATTATATGGATGAGTCTATGCCTTTTGAACTGGAAAAAGTCGAATTCGAATATGCACCAGAAAAGGTACAGCCTGGGGAATTAAGTGGTAGCCAAGAAACCATGCAGCGGGCTTCTTTAAACTGGAGACTAACAGCGAGGGAGAAAAAGTCTATTCTCGCAAGCATTTACACCCTGAAAAATCAACAAAGCCTAAAACGCTTGGAAGAGATTTTTGAGGATTCACACAACACTCAGTCCACAGATTCAATTCAATAGGCGATTCCAATTTTCTTGTAGATGAAATGCATCAGCCATGCGGGCCCAATCAATAAGAATTGGATGTCTTTGAGAAAAGATGGTTTTTTCCCTTCGATTTTATGCCCCCAAAACTGAAATACCCAAGCAATCGCGAAAATCACCAAACTGATCAACCATAACTTTCCGGGAAATTCCAAACTGATAAAATTAGCCAAAGCCAAACACATGGCAGAAAAGAAAAACATCCCTAGGGCCAGTGGAGGAGAAAGCGATACATAATAAATCAAGACCACTGCCAAAGCCAAAGTGGCCCAATTGGCAAAATCTTCTAAAAACGGAGCAAAGTCATGCAGGCTCTCGGAAGGTATAGCATAGATCAGGCCTACGATACTGAAAAATATGGATGGTACGCAGATCCAATGTATAAATTTATTGGTTTGGTTTTGATGGCTTAAGCCGTATTCCTCCAATAATGCATCTATTTTTCTCATGGCATTTTGGGTATTTATCAACAAGTTTCATCAAATTAATAAATCAATTGATCATTTAAGGAGGAAAAAAGAAATGTTTAGCTACTGGGAGAATAAAAATTTTTTGAAATACGACTTAATCGTGATTGGGTCCGGTTTTGTCGGGCTTTCTACTGCCATTCACTTTCAAAAGAAACATCCCAAAGCAAAAGTAGCAGTGCTTGAAAGAGGCGCATTCCCAAGTGGTGCAAGTTCAAAAAACGCAGGTTTTGCATGTTTTGGTAGCCTCACTGAAATATTGGATGATTTAGAGAATATGTCTCAAGCGGAGGTATTGGGTTTGGTAAAAAAAAGGTATCGGGGGCTGCAGCAAATTCGAAAAAAATTTGGAGACAAGGCTTTAAATTATCAGGCTTCAAATGGGTTTGAACTCTTAGAGGAAAGCCAATTGCTAGCTGCGGATCGCATGGACGAGATCAATAAATTGCTTCAACCTCTTTTTAAAAAGGAGGTGTTTTCCATCGTTTCCGATCATGATCGATTGGGTTTTTCTTCCAAAGTGAAAATGGTAATCCAAAATAAATTTGAAGGTGAACTTGATCCAGGAATGTACCTCACTAGCTTGTGGAAGTTGGCGGGTAAATGGGGCGTAAGGATTATCAGCGGAGTGAACGTCAAGCGTATAGATTTGGATTCGGGGGTAGTGTCTGTGGAGAATAATTGGGATCAGGGTCAATTTGAAATGAAAGGGAAGGAATTGGCTATCTGCACCAATGCATTTACCAAGCAATTGTTGCCTGATACTACTTTGGAACCAGGAAGAGGGTTGGTGATGGTGTCAGAACCATTAGATTTCGAAATTCCATGGAAAGGAAGTTTTCATATGGATAAAGGTTATGTTTATTTCCGAAAGGTAGATGGAAGGTTATTGTTGGGAGGAGCTCGAAACATAGATTTTGAAGGGGAGAATTCCACCGCTTTTGAAATCAATCAAAAAATAAAATCGCATCTGAATAGGTTAGCACATGAGGTAATTTTTCCAGATAAAGAGATTGTCTGGGAAAAGGAATGGACCGGGATTATGGCTTTTGGAGAAAAGAAAACCCCTATTATTCAGGAAGTAGGAAAAAAAGCAAGTGTCGCTGTAAGGCTAGGAGGGATGGGTGTTGCGATCGGTTGGCAAGTAGGAAAAGAGCTGGCAAAGCTGATTTCCAAAAAATAAAATGATATTTTTTGATTAGATTCAACACTTAAATTCACAAACCAGCTGTTAATGGAAGGAACTATACGTGCCCCTAAGGTTTTTGACGCCCTTATCCCCTTAATTTTTTTAATAGTATTACTTGTCTTAAATATCCAGGTTTTTGGAACGGATGGATTATCTGGTTCCAATCAAATTGTACTGATTTTATCTGCCACGGTTGCTGCCTTGGTTTCAATTTTTAGATTAGGCTTTAGGTGGGAGACCTTGCAAGACGGGATTGTAAAAAGCATCAGTGCTGCCATGTCAAGTATATTAATTCTATTCCTGATAGGAGCACTTGCAGGAACTTGGCTTTTAAGTGGAATTGTTCCAGCCATGATTTATTATGGTTTACAGATTTTGAACCCAACCATTTTCCTTTTTGCAGCTTGTGTGGTAAGTGCTATTGTATCTATTGCCACGGGTAGTAGTTGGACTACAGTAGCAACAGTAGGTGTAGCACTCTTAGGAATAGGGAAGGCTCTTGGCTTTGAGGAAGGAATCATAGCCGGGGCGATTATATCCGGAGCTTACTTTGGAGATAAAATGTCTCCTTTGTCAGACACAACCAATTTGGCACCTGCAATGGCTGGTACAGATTTATTTACCCATATCAGGTACATGGCCAAAACGACAGTGCCCTCTATTACAATCACCTTAATCATATTTATAGTGGTTGGATTTAATTATGAAACAGTAGGCTCCGTTGAGGATGTGAAAGCAATCTCTGCCGTAATTTTAGAACGATTCAATGTGAATGGTTGGTTGTTTATTGTTCCTTTGGTGGTATTAGGGATGATCATAAAAAAAGTACCGGCAATTCCTGCTTTGCTTACCGGTGCGTTGCTGGGAGGAGTTTTTGCCTTGATCTTCCAACCCCAAATCATTTCCTTGATTGCTGCTGAAGATGGATCTTATGCTTACCAAGGTTTCAAAGCAGTAATGATGTCATTGTATGGAGAAATCAGTGTGGTTACCAGTAACGATGTCGTCAATGAATTGTTGGTGACTGGAGGAATGGCAGGAATGCTGAATACCATTTGGTTAATTGTCTGCGCCATGGTATTTGGAGGGATAATGGAAGAAAGTGGGATGTTGAGAGTATTGGCAGAGACAATTATCAAAAAAGTACATCGAGTGGGTTCTTTGATTGCTTCTACTGCAGCTACCTGCGTGTTTTTTAACATTACTACTTCTGATCAATATCTGGCGATTTTGGTTCCTGGAAGAATGTATGCGGATGTATATAAGAAAAGGGGACTTAAACCTGAAAACCTAAGCCGAACCTTAGAGGATTCAGCGACTGTAACCTCTGTATTGGTGCCTTGGAATACATGTGGCGCTACTCAAGCTTCAGTATTGGGAGTGGCAACCTTAACGTATGCACCTTTTTGCTTTTTTAATATTATTAGCCCGTTCATGACCATTTTGTTTGGGTATCTAAAAATTGGAATAACGTATTACGAGAAAGAAGAAGTATAGTATGATCCCTTTAAGGATAAGTAAAGATGAGATTAACCAGTTGCCCCTCGGTCAGTTTGAGGGGGAAATGTTTTTAATAGATGATATAGAGGATGTAGAAGAGGTTGCTGAATTTTTGGCAAAGCAAAGGATCATTGGATTTGATACCGAAACAAAGCCTGCTTTTCGAAGAGGGGTGATTAATCCGGTTGCTTTACTTCAATTATCTACTTCCACTCAAGCGTTCCTATTTAGGCTGAATAATATTGGGAGCTTTCCAGATGCTTTGAGAAATGTGTTAGAAAAAGAAGCTATTGTGAAGGTCGGAGCGGCAGTCCATGATGATTTAAAAGGCCTGGCAAAATTGACGGATTCTTTTTACCCGCAATCTTTTTTTGATTTGAATGATGAGTTAAAGAAAGTAGGATTCCATAATGTAGGGGTTAGAAATCTTTGTGGGATGGTCCTGAAAATCAGAATCTCCAAAGCTGAACAAGTTTCCAATTGGGAAGCTGAAGAACTTACGGAGAAGCAAAAACGGTATGCAGCCACTGATGCATGGGCTTGTTTAGAGATTTTCGAAAAATTAAAAAAGGAAGGTTATTTGGACCCTCTTTTCAAGAAATGATTTCAAGAGACTCTATTTCTTCTAAACTTTCTAATAACTGCTCTTCAATTCCTTTTCTATACTCCAGAGACATTTTACAGTCCAGCATCAATTCCTGATGAATGATTTCCAATTCATGGGTTTTCACTAATTTCATGACCTCATTCATCGCAGGATAAGAAAATTTGATTTTCACCGAGGATAAAACTTGTTCTTCAATGATCTCATTTTCTTCGATCGCTAATGCTGCAGAAGTTTTATATGCCTGGATCAAGCCACTCATGCCAAGTTTTGTGCCCCCAAAGTACCTGACCACCACGATGAGGATATTGGTGAGGTTATTTGATCGGATCTGGCCTAAAATAGGGTCTCCCGCAGAATGGTTAGGTTCTCCATCATCTACCGCACGAAAGGTAGTTGCTTCTTTGCCTAGCACATAGGCATAGCAATGATGCCTGGCATCATAATAAGTCTTTCTCAATTCAGCGAGATGGTCTTTTATTTCCTCCTCACTTCTGACTGGAAAAGCAAAGTAAAAGAACTTACTACTTCGATCCTTATAAAGTCCCTCGCTCGGCCTTTTGATGGTCAAATAAGTGTCATCTAAGTCCTCTAGATTCATTGGGAATAAAATGGGTTTTGGAGTTAGGTAAACGGCTAAATTAGAAATTTAACTATTCAGTAACCTTGAATCCGTCTGATTTCTATTAATTTTAATTAATTGGGATTTATAAAGATGATAGAATTGATTGCAAAAAAATTACCTTACTTAATAGACTTTCCAGGTCATGTGTCAGAGACAGGAACATTAAATTATTGGAAGGATCGGACACTCTTTTCAAGCGGAATTGAACGATGCTTTTGGATATCAGATGTAAAAGCTGGGGAGTCCAGAGGTAACCATGCGCATTATCAGGAATCCCAAGTAATCATCGCCATGGCTGGAGTTTTAGAAGTAGAAGTGACCCATGTAAGCGGGGAACTATTAAAATTTAAATTGGAATCTTCTTCAAAAGGGTTGTTCATCCCTCCCTTAAATTGGGTTTCAGTTATTTTCTCCGAAGGTTCTGTTTTACTTGGGCTCTGTGATCGAGCATTTTCTGAAGACGATTTTATTAGGAATAAACAAGATTTTGAAAACTACCAATACAGAAATCAGTAAAGAATTTGAACTAATTGTTCAACCCTCTGAAAGATGCAAAAAGGATTATTTATTATCCAATATTTCAGGAAGTGGGGAGGTAGAAGCATTGGATTTTTTCTGGGAAAAGAAAGGAAAGAGAAAAGCATGGACCACTTTTTCGATTGATTCAAACTTAGTCGCAAGTTCACTTCCCATGACTCCTTTTGGAGGGATATTTATTTTAGAAAAATTACATACAGAATCATTGGCAT is a genomic window containing:
- a CDS encoding HD domain-containing protein, which codes for MNQESLNLNRNSFGNPQNAGNAMSNEEALALLDEWVKNEKLKVHMLQVGHLMKKFAQSKNYPDEVQHLWYLAGLLHDADWDQWPDQHCKKIIEELESRNLDPGMIRAIASHGPRYFGVEPESEMDKMLYAFDELSGFVHAYSLMRPTGYEGMEVKGVKKRLKDKTFAAQVSREDIQDASQRAAIPVEDLIQFVITHQITALE
- a CDS encoding DUF2092 domain-containing protein translates to MLKKLCFGLMLLLVFEIAKAQEKSIDTTAVIILDRMSSIFGELNSLGFTSSVSKDVVYAEDFFIKVFSSSEVKIKGPNKLSARIHGENKEDLYSYNGEQVIYYSYQNNIYTVADAPDNLIETIDWLYTDFGIELTTADFLYPSFSKDFTEQMDYVEFLGIALVDGKRAFHIAGSNESITVQLWISDDSYFLPIKTLITYFDGPYANQHETDFSDWEINQDYPDSIFEFSPPPSAKQITWMSQN
- a CDS encoding DUF6515 family protein, whose product is MEKLSIKFLILGFGLMGMIFISDLAQAQRMRAGAGRAGARPATTRQAPSRQMSRPPSRPSTRPATRPTTRPTTRPSSRPSMNTRDNTRPKNSSSRPTLNGGANKVTRDRTNTSKVSNIRNNSSTNRGGGNRNIVNNNITINRNNVNVRNNHVRNYRPYRPPYRPYPRPPYIWGGYGFSWFRPYYYHPYSPYYWGPVWHPWGFFVAALATTAIIVSIENQDYNYDEGVFYVETDDGYVVVEAPQGATVKVIPKESKEVEVSPTVNNYYYGGTFYEKSDGGYTVVPPPAGAVVDALPEGGEEVKVGDQTYVKIGDTYYMPVQEDGKDMYEIVQVEEVEG
- a CDS encoding DUF4494 domain-containing protein → MMRTWFLCKVKYAKENEEGLLKNISEQYLVDAVSFTEAEAIIYDRLGSQIRGDFQVTSLSKSNIVDVFFFEDADIWYKCKVSYLVSDGESGKEKKVTQYMIVTASDVKEAYDRIQESLNNMLVSFRVPDIVESPIVEVFPYEKDEIAEQLPEGNFKPLSEVQGTEE
- a CDS encoding patatin-like phospholipase family protein, giving the protein MREKIWYSFPVQLLLLHLRKNLALILIWVVLLGIILEKFGVMLGIPFLFLDPEYLHQVSWVSFMMMGIGFAVLTMAFHMTTYIMDGSQFKFLAVLSKPFIHFCINNSIVPTIFYSIYCIKFIVFQLGNDLSSEWFVFHYFLGFTGGSLLSYALIFGYFSFTNKDFFILFAGSVDKRLRKVRLTRANVISQYKELKSKQDKVLYYLNLNLKFEKVRPDISRFEGTKLLRVFDQNHLNLFLIQVFLILFVLFLGVFKENPILQFPAAMSVTLLLAILVMLVGAVSFWLRKWSTVAVIAMLFLVNYFSNFSFLNRPHEAFGINYSIKPELYNLQRLNQLLHPDTVAKDRARTIKTLTNWKNKFPEEEKPKLVIVAASGGGQRASLWTFHVLQSIYNIQQGEVIQHTELFTGASGGVIGEAFFREIYLRSQSDSSVDPMDPKYLDQISADNLNPIIFTLLVNDLLIRNQYFEYRGYKHLKDRGYAFENQLNLNTEGVMDKPISAYKEPEQSAKIPMLPVTSLITNDGRKLVISPNSMSYLGTSVLGKSGKDEKKQSIDFVRFFHDHDPENLRFLSALRMSATFPFITPNVQLPSIPEMETMDTGLSDNFGVQDALRFIYVFQKWISENTSGVVLITIRDSEKSTEIPPTDPSKILEKIFIPLKNIYSNWDNVQTIQNEVLFNYMDESMPFELEKVEFEYAPEKVQPGELSGSQETMQRASLNWRLTAREKKSILASIYTLKNQQSLKRLEEIFEDSHNTQSTDSIQ
- a CDS encoding Mpo1 family 2-hydroxy fatty acid dioxygenase, which translates into the protein MRKIDALLEEYGLSHQNQTNKFIHWICVPSIFFSIVGLIYAIPSESLHDFAPFLEDFANWATLALAVVLIYYVSLSPPLALGMFFFSAMCLALANFISLEFPGKLWLISLVIFAIAWVFQFWGHKIEGKKPSFLKDIQFLLIGPAWLMHFIYKKIGIAY
- a CDS encoding NAD(P)/FAD-dependent oxidoreductase — encoded protein: MKYDLIVIGSGFVGLSTAIHFQKKHPKAKVAVLERGAFPSGASSKNAGFACFGSLTEILDDLENMSQAEVLGLVKKRYRGLQQIRKKFGDKALNYQASNGFELLEESQLLAADRMDEINKLLQPLFKKEVFSIVSDHDRLGFSSKVKMVIQNKFEGELDPGMYLTSLWKLAGKWGVRIISGVNVKRIDLDSGVVSVENNWDQGQFEMKGKELAICTNAFTKQLLPDTTLEPGRGLVMVSEPLDFEIPWKGSFHMDKGYVYFRKVDGRLLLGGARNIDFEGENSTAFEINQKIKSHLNRLAHEVIFPDKEIVWEKEWTGIMAFGEKKTPIIQEVGKKASVAVRLGGMGVAIGWQVGKELAKLISKK
- the nhaC gene encoding Na+/H+ antiporter NhaC — its product is MEGTIRAPKVFDALIPLIFLIVLLVLNIQVFGTDGLSGSNQIVLILSATVAALVSIFRLGFRWETLQDGIVKSISAAMSSILILFLIGALAGTWLLSGIVPAMIYYGLQILNPTIFLFAACVVSAIVSIATGSSWTTVATVGVALLGIGKALGFEEGIIAGAIISGAYFGDKMSPLSDTTNLAPAMAGTDLFTHIRYMAKTTVPSITITLIIFIVVGFNYETVGSVEDVKAISAVILERFNVNGWLFIVPLVVLGMIIKKVPAIPALLTGALLGGVFALIFQPQIISLIAAEDGSYAYQGFKAVMMSLYGEISVVTSNDVVNELLVTGGMAGMLNTIWLIVCAMVFGGIMEESGMLRVLAETIIKKVHRVGSLIASTAATCVFFNITTSDQYLAILVPGRMYADVYKKRGLKPENLSRTLEDSATVTSVLVPWNTCGATQASVLGVATLTYAPFCFFNIISPFMTILFGYLKIGITYYEKEEV
- a CDS encoding 3'-5' exonuclease — its product is MIPLRISKDEINQLPLGQFEGEMFLIDDIEDVEEVAEFLAKQRIIGFDTETKPAFRRGVINPVALLQLSTSTQAFLFRLNNIGSFPDALRNVLEKEAIVKVGAAVHDDLKGLAKLTDSFYPQSFFDLNDELKKVGFHNVGVRNLCGMVLKIRISKAEQVSNWEAEELTEKQKRYAATDAWACLEIFEKLKKEGYLDPLFKK
- a CDS encoding IMPACT family protein, with translation MNLEDLDDTYLTIKRPSEGLYKDRSSKFFYFAFPVRSEEEIKDHLAELRKTYYDARHHCYAYVLGKEATTFRAVDDGEPNHSAGDPILGQIRSNNLTNILIVVVRYFGGTKLGMSGLIQAYKTSAALAIEENEIIEEQVLSSVKIKFSYPAMNEVMKLVKTHELEIIHQELMLDCKMSLEYRKGIEEQLLESLEEIESLEIIS
- a CDS encoding sugar 3,4-ketoisomerase: MIELIAKKLPYLIDFPGHVSETGTLNYWKDRTLFSSGIERCFWISDVKAGESRGNHAHYQESQVIIAMAGVLEVEVTHVSGELLKFKLESSSKGLFIPPLNWVSVIFSEGSVLLGLCDRAFSEDDFIRNKQDFENYQYRNQ